A section of the Humulus lupulus chromosome 2, drHumLupu1.1, whole genome shotgun sequence genome encodes:
- the LOC133815476 gene encoding synaptotagmin-1-like has translation MVTVSVDGSVLDRISKIMSYLHLGSSGKVLKKKTKDRDVKGMKVYVTDEKELIMEPTLRWAGNPNIMVAVKAFGLRATVRVIDLQVFVHPRITLKPLVREFPCFAKILVSLMEKPHVDFGLKVLGADAMSIPGLYGFLQEMIKDQVANMYLWPKSLEVQIMVPTKVSRRPIEILNVKVARALKLKKKNFMGGADPYVKLKLTEDMLPSKKTTVKHKNLNPERGI, from the exons ATGGTTACTGTCAGTGTAGATGGTTCTGTGCTTGATCGAATTTCTAAAATTATGTCATATTTACATCTTGGATCTTCTGGGAAGGTTCTTAAAAAGAAAACGAAGGATAGAGATGTAAAAG GAATGAAAGTATATGTAACTGATGAAAAGGAGTTGATAATGGAACCAACATTAAGATGGGCTGGAAATCCTAACATTATGGTTGCAGTTAAAGCGTTTGGTTTGAGAGCCACAGTTCGG GTTATTGAtctgcaagtatttgttcatccACGTATTACCCTGAAGCCTTTGGTTCGAGAATTTCCTTGTTTTGCAAAAATACTTGTTTCCCTTATGGAGAAG CCACATGTTGACTTTGGATTAAAAGTACTTGGTGCAGATGCTATGTCCATTCCTGGCCTATATGGGTTTCTCCAA GAAATGATTAAAGATCAAGTTGCAAACATGTATTTATGGCCCAAATCTCTAGAAGTACAAATTATGGTTCCAACAAA agtttcgagGAGACCTATTGAAATTCTGAATGTAAAAGTGGCGAGGGCCTTGAAACTTAAAAAGAAAAATTTTATGGGTGGAGCAGATCCTTATGTTAAACTTAAGTTGACTGAGGACATGCTTCCTTCAAAGAAAACAACGGTGAAGCATAAAAATTTGAATCCCGAACGAGGAATTTAA
- the LOC133815477 gene encoding uncharacterized protein LOC133815477, with protein sequence MVRKKKEAPKPAALAISTDSIQTKPDLPSIQEQVMLKNSVEEFHDPCDVLEADLNAEHFFPVETEGKSGPFKAASWAEEVEKSDYQNSAKDVWSKFKANQVKTPSTSLDFIEPTKVGDQIIAKLDIDEVEVEASFWRTSIVCVVLGANPPFRVFEGFVKRVWGNLGIDRIVRMNSGFTLVSFRDIATKDLVLETGVIHFDKKPVVLRPWTPNMDTVQMVKSVPVWVRLNGLGLQYWGRNSLSALVSTIGKPIMIDQVTRDRSMVKFARVLVDMEISENPPKTISFVNERDQLVEQLVEYEWLPSKCKACDCLGHTVVNCSKDKGHIWVKKSKPDHKKTEMVTDKKIFEPSVDNQQVNAGATTSQDASSETAAVTAVTATSQDASKSCEVIAVTVNKAAETNIVTAAKQVTVNKTGVANDTRMGGDLITPRRRGMKITTVQPSKATTRNGYAALQEPGDGDLATTSNSS encoded by the coding sequence ATGGTTCGGAAGAAAAAGGAGGCGCCGAAGCCGGCGGCATTGGCCATTTCCACAGATTCGATTCAGACGAAACCAGATCTCCCTTCAATTCAAGAACAAGTCATGCTGAAGAATAGCGTTGAGGAATTCCATGACCCGTGTGATGTTTTGGAAGCCGATTTGAATGCTGAGCATTTTTTTCCTGTGGAAACAGAGGGCAAATCAGGTCCGTTCAAAGCTGCTAGTTGGGCCGAGGAGGTGGAAAAATCTGACTATCAAAACTCAGCCAAAGATGTGTGGAGCAAATTCAAAGCCAACCAGGTAAAAACTCCTTCTACTAGTTTGGATTTCATAGAGCCTACGAAGGTTGGGGATCAAATAATTGCTAAACTAGACATTGATGAAGTTGAGGTTGAAGCTTCTTTTTGGCGCACCTCGATTGTTTGTGTAGTATTGGGTGCTAATCCCCCCTTTCGAGTATTTGAAGGATTTGTGAAAAGAGTCTGGGGTAACCTTGGTATTGATCGGATTGTTCGAATGAACTCTGGATTTACTTTGGTTAGCTTTCGAGATATTGCAACTAAGGATCTAGTCCTGGAAACTGGTGTGATTCATTTCGACAAAAAACCAGTTGTTCTTCGTCCCTGGACACCTAACATGGACACAGTGCAGATGGTGAAATCGGTTCCGGTTTGGGTTCGATTAAACGGCTTGGGGCTTCAATATTGGGGTCGTAATAGTCTAAGTGCTCTAGTTAGCACTATAGGCAAACCCATTATGATTGATCAAGTTACTCGTGACAGATCGATGGTCAAATTTGCGAGAGTTCTTGTTGACATGGAGATCTCTGAGAACCCCCCTAAGACTATCTCGTTTGTTAATGAGAGAGATCAACTAGTTGAACAACTGGTGGAGTACGAATGGCTTCCTTCTAAATGCAAAGCTTGTGACTGTTTGGGACATACAGTGGTGAACTGTTCGAAGGATAAGGGGCACATTTGGGTTAAGAAATCCAAACCAGATCATAAGAAAACAGAGATGGTCACTGATAAGAAAATTTTTGAGCCTTCTGTGGATAATCAACAGGTCAATGCTGGTGCTACAACTTCTCAGGATGCCTCAAGTGAAACAGCTGCTGTTACTGCAGTTACTGCTACTTCTCAGGATGCCTCAAAATCGTGTGAAGTAATTGCTGTTACTGTAAACAAGGCAGCTGAAACTAATATAGTTACAGCAGCAAAGCAAGTTACTGTTAACAAAACAGGGGTGGCTAATGATACAAGAATGGGGGGTGATTTGATTACGCCAAGAAGGAGAGGAATGAAGATCACCACTGTCCAGCCTTCTAAAGCAACAACTCGAAATGGTTATGCAGCGCTCCAAGAGCCTGGGGATGGGGATTTGGCTACCACTTCTAATTCTAGTTAA